In one window of Paraflavitalea soli DNA:
- a CDS encoding ABC transporter permease → MNKTWIVAQREFSSRVKKKTFLLSTILLPLVIFAFYAFMIYFSVQGNDDLKIAVADNANLFNGKLEAKGDVNFSFVTDKDTASLNRQIEKKAFNGYIFIPAGYNVLSADTLSIVYGKTIGVISQERIKSAINKQLEQKRLLAFHITQQQLDSVQNRAKIEFQSVTGKGKGDKSKFAEAVGFISGFLIYIVLFIYGTMVMRGVMEEKVNRIAEVIVSSVKPFQLMMGKITGIGAVGLVQFLIWIILGIITMTIIPLLMQGGDPAAAQNIPGGAGAMATASQNTSALGAVVAGINWALLLPCFLFYFLGGYLLYSSLFAAVGSAVNEDPQDAQSLTLPIIMPIIFGIVIMTKAVNNPFSGLSVFGSLFPLTSPIVMMARIAHGIPDGVTVWELILSMVFLIVGFIGTTWLAGKIYRTGILMYGKKPTWKEMWKWAFRKA, encoded by the coding sequence ATGAATAAGACCTGGATTGTTGCTCAACGGGAATTTAGCAGCAGGGTGAAGAAAAAGACCTTCCTGCTCAGTACTATATTATTACCATTGGTCATCTTTGCCTTCTATGCCTTCATGATCTACTTTTCTGTGCAAGGGAATGATGACCTGAAAATAGCAGTGGCGGATAATGCCAATCTGTTCAATGGCAAGCTGGAAGCCAAGGGAGATGTAAACTTCAGCTTTGTAACGGATAAAGACACTGCCTCTCTCAACCGGCAAATAGAAAAGAAGGCCTTTAATGGTTATATTTTCATACCAGCCGGGTACAATGTATTATCAGCAGACACATTAAGCATTGTGTACGGTAAAACGATCGGTGTGATCAGCCAGGAGAGGATCAAATCGGCCATTAATAAACAACTGGAGCAAAAAAGATTGTTGGCGTTTCATATTACCCAGCAACAGCTGGACAGTGTACAGAACAGGGCCAAAATAGAATTCCAATCGGTGACCGGTAAAGGCAAAGGCGACAAATCCAAGTTTGCCGAAGCAGTAGGGTTTATATCCGGTTTCCTCATTTACATCGTACTGTTTATATATGGTACCATGGTGATGCGGGGTGTGATGGAAGAAAAGGTAAATCGCATTGCGGAAGTAATTGTAAGCAGTGTAAAACCATTCCAGTTGATGATGGGTAAGATCACCGGTATCGGCGCTGTAGGCCTGGTGCAATTCCTTATCTGGATCATTTTGGGAATCATTACGATGACCATCATTCCCCTGCTTATGCAAGGAGGCGATCCTGCTGCTGCACAAAATATTCCCGGAGGAGCTGGTGCTATGGCCACGGCCTCTCAAAACACCAGTGCCCTGGGTGCTGTAGTGGCAGGTATCAATTGGGCGCTGCTGCTGCCATGCTTCCTCTTCTACTTCCTGGGTGGATACCTGTTGTACTCCTCACTCTTTGCTGCTGTAGGCAGTGCGGTGAATGAAGATCCGCAGGATGCGCAAAGCTTAACACTGCCCATCATTATGCCCATCATCTTTGGTATCGTGATCATGACCAAGGCTGTGAATAATCCCTTCAGCGGACTTTCTGTATTCGGAAGCCTGTTTCCCCTCACCTCTCCCATTGTGATGATGGCCAGGATAGCGCACGGCATTCCCGATGGTGTAACTGTGTGGGAGTTGATATTGAGTATGGTATTCCTCATTGTAGGGTTTATAGGTACCACCTGGCTGGCCGGTAAAATTTACCGTACGGGTATCCTGATGTATGGTAAAAAGCCTACCTGGAAAGAGATGTGGAAATGGGCTTTTAGGAAAGCATAA
- a CDS encoding ABC transporter ATP-binding protein, giving the protein MNILEVQNLKKYYATQKAVDDISFTLTPGSIFGLLGPNGAGKTTLIRMLTGITYPDEGQIIFNGRPFDPVNDILKIGYMPEERGLYKKMKIGDQALYLARLKGLSKLEAMEKVRDWFMRFEMQSWWNKKVEDLSKGMSQKLQFVTTVLHEPKLIILDEPFSGLDPVNANLIKDEIFRLAKNGASIIFSTHRMEQVEEICDHIILVNKGQKILDGTVKGVKQQFKENYFTIGYGTATDKLPETNGSYDIIANNEYGVDLILKEGHTPNQVLQHFINAGIQINSFQERLPSLNDIFIRLVGNTATARQFQTITA; this is encoded by the coding sequence ATGAATATACTGGAGGTACAAAACCTTAAGAAGTATTATGCTACGCAAAAAGCCGTAGACGATATCAGCTTCACCCTTACCCCGGGCAGCATCTTTGGTTTATTGGGGCCTAATGGCGCCGGTAAGACCACCCTTATCCGCATGCTCACGGGCATTACCTATCCCGACGAAGGACAGATCATTTTTAATGGCCGTCCTTTTGATCCCGTCAACGACATCCTGAAGATCGGCTATATGCCCGAAGAAAGGGGCCTGTATAAAAAGATGAAGATCGGCGATCAGGCACTCTACCTCGCCCGCCTGAAAGGGCTGAGCAAGCTGGAAGCCATGGAAAAGGTGAGGGATTGGTTTATGCGCTTCGAAATGCAGAGCTGGTGGAATAAAAAGGTGGAAGACCTGAGTAAAGGGATGAGCCAGAAACTTCAATTTGTAACCACGGTATTACATGAACCCAAACTGATCATATTGGATGAGCCTTTCAGCGGCCTGGACCCGGTTAATGCCAACCTGATCAAAGATGAGATCTTCCGCCTGGCCAAAAATGGCGCCAGCATCATCTTCAGTACGCACCGCATGGAACAGGTTGAAGAGATCTGCGACCATATCATTCTCGTGAACAAAGGACAGAAAATATTGGACGGTACGGTAAAAGGGGTAAAACAGCAATTCAAGGAAAATTACTTTACAATAGGTTATGGTACAGCTACGGATAAACTTCCGGAAACAAACGGCAGTTATGACATCATTGCGAACAATGAATATGGTGTAGACCTGATCTTAAAAGAAGGGCACACGCCTAACCAGGTATTACAACATTTCATCAATGCAGGCATTCAGATCAACTCCTTCCAGGAACGACTGCCTTCCCTGAATGATATCTTTATCAGGCTGGTAGGGAATACTGCTACAGCCAGACAATTTCAAACCATAACCGCCTAA
- a CDS encoding NAD(P)/FAD-dependent oxidoreductase has protein sequence MQQQCTLKVLPAEAASASKVQQYAASHFGIPPTAITGYHVLKQSIDARSKQPWIQLTIRVFINEPFQERAVQQLVLKDVSKAPHKVIIVGAGPAGLFAALKLIEQGIQPVLLERGKDVRSRRRDLALLNKEGVINPESNYCFGEGGAGTYSDGKLYTRSTKRGDVNRILNILVQFGAEEKILYEAHPHVGTNKLPQIITAIRDKIADCGGLFLFEKKVTDLIITDNLVKGVKTADGDSFEGAAVILATGHSARDIFVLLHQKKILIEAKPFALGVRIEHPQTLIDSIQYHCTTRDAFLPPASYSLVQQVEARGVFSFCMCPGGIIAPAATDAGELVVNGWSPSKRNNPFANSGMVASVEMQDIAAAGKKKGASPLLDAQNPLSAMYFQQAVEKKAYEYGGGRFVAPAQRMADFVQQKVSANLPDCSYLPGLQAAPLNEVLPGFIHYALKNAFQEFGKKMKGYYTNEAVVVATESRTSSPVRIPRDPHTLQHPQISRLYPCAEGAGYAGGIVSAAMDGERVVEEIVKVL, from the coding sequence ATGCAACAACAATGTACACTCAAAGTGCTGCCAGCCGAAGCAGCCTCTGCCTCCAAAGTGCAGCAATATGCGGCCTCCCATTTTGGCATTCCCCCCACAGCCATCACAGGTTATCATGTACTGAAGCAATCGATTGATGCCCGGAGTAAACAGCCCTGGATCCAGTTAACGATACGCGTATTTATCAACGAACCTTTCCAGGAAAGGGCGGTTCAGCAACTGGTACTAAAAGATGTGTCTAAAGCTCCCCACAAAGTGATCATTGTGGGCGCCGGCCCTGCAGGTCTTTTTGCCGCCCTTAAGCTCATTGAACAGGGTATTCAGCCTGTTTTGCTGGAACGCGGTAAAGATGTGCGCTCCCGCCGCCGTGACCTGGCCTTATTAAACAAAGAAGGTGTTATCAACCCGGAAAGCAACTATTGCTTTGGGGAAGGCGGTGCAGGCACCTACAGCGATGGTAAACTGTATACCCGCAGTACCAAGCGGGGTGATGTAAACCGTATCCTGAATATCCTGGTACAGTTTGGTGCAGAAGAAAAGATATTGTATGAGGCCCATCCCCATGTAGGCACCAACAAGCTACCGCAGATCATTACTGCTATCCGCGATAAAATAGCAGACTGTGGCGGCCTGTTTCTCTTCGAGAAAAAGGTGACTGATCTTATCATAACCGACAACCTGGTAAAAGGGGTTAAAACTGCCGACGGCGACAGCTTTGAAGGAGCTGCCGTGATCCTGGCCACCGGCCATTCGGCCAGGGATATCTTTGTGCTGCTACACCAAAAGAAGATACTGATAGAAGCCAAGCCTTTTGCGTTGGGTGTACGCATTGAACACCCGCAAACTTTGATCGATAGTATACAATACCATTGCACCACCCGCGATGCCTTTTTGCCACCTGCCTCTTACAGTCTGGTACAGCAGGTAGAAGCCCGTGGCGTATTTTCTTTTTGTATGTGCCCCGGAGGCATCATTGCGCCAGCTGCTACTGACGCCGGGGAACTAGTGGTAAATGGGTGGTCTCCATCCAAACGGAATAACCCTTTTGCCAATTCAGGTATGGTAGCTTCCGTAGAAATGCAGGATATTGCAGCTGCAGGTAAGAAAAAAGGAGCATCCCCCCTGCTGGATGCGCAAAACCCCTTATCGGCTATGTACTTCCAGCAGGCAGTAGAGAAAAAGGCCTATGAATATGGTGGAGGGAGGTTTGTAGCCCCCGCCCAACGGATGGCTGATTTTGTGCAGCAAAAGGTATCTGCCAACCTCCCCGATTGTTCTTACCTGCCGGGCCTTCAGGCTGCCCCGCTCAATGAGGTATTGCCTGGTTTCATTCACTACGCGCTGAAAAACGCTTTCCAGGAGTTTGGCAAAAAGATGAAGGGGTATTATACCAATGAAGCGGTAGTAGTAGCTACAGAGTCCAGGACTTCTTCTCCGGTGCGTATTCCCCGGGACCCGCACACCCTCCAGCATCCGCAAATAAGCCGCCTGTATCCCTGTGCCGAAGGAGCTGGCTATGCCGGCGGCATTGTAAGCGCCGCCATGGATGGAGAACGGGTAGTGGAGGAAATTGTTAAGGTATTATAA
- the dnaA gene encoding chromosomal replication initiator protein DnaA has protein sequence MTKSFDKVWINCLEIIKDIVEWQHFKTWFEPIKPVEIKGNVLVIQVPSQFFYEYLEEHYVNLLAKTLRRVLGKEAQLEYRIMVDSGNHNNKPLTMDIPTHGYKTYSSNEMDFPLIIHNPVKNPFVIPGLKKMQIDPQLNPIYTFENFVEGDSNRVARRAGKTVGEKPGASSFNPLVIYGGVGLGKTHLAQAIGNDVKRLHANKVVLYVSSEKFINQFQDHSRNNAINDFIHFYQLVDVLIIDDVQFFNRAEKSQDAFFAIFNHLHQSGKQLILTSDKPPKDLEGVQERLLSRFRWGLSADLQVPDYETRIEILDRKMKNDGLEMPREVVKYLAYNINSNVRELEGALISLLAQSSLNKREIDLDLAKRVLRNFVKTSSKEITIETIQKMVCEYFDVSYDKLLQKTRKREIVQARQITMYLAKAFTKNSLKTIGEHFGGRDHTTVIHSCQTVKDLMDTDSTFRESVMELQQKVQLAAM, from the coding sequence ATGACAAAGTCTTTTGATAAAGTTTGGATAAATTGTTTGGAGATAATAAAGGACATCGTTGAGTGGCAACATTTCAAAACATGGTTCGAGCCGATTAAGCCTGTAGAGATTAAAGGTAATGTGTTGGTGATACAGGTTCCCAGCCAATTCTTTTATGAATACCTTGAAGAGCATTATGTGAATTTGTTGGCAAAGACTTTGCGTAGGGTATTGGGCAAAGAAGCGCAGCTGGAGTATCGCATCATGGTGGATAGTGGTAATCACAACAACAAGCCATTGACAATGGATATCCCCACACATGGTTATAAAACTTATTCCAGCAATGAAATGGATTTTCCGCTGATCATACACAATCCCGTCAAAAACCCGTTTGTAATTCCGGGTTTGAAGAAGATGCAGATCGATCCGCAGCTGAATCCTATATATACTTTCGAAAACTTCGTAGAAGGCGATAGCAACCGCGTAGCCCGCCGTGCCGGTAAAACCGTAGGCGAAAAGCCAGGCGCCAGCTCCTTCAATCCATTAGTTATATATGGTGGTGTCGGTTTAGGTAAAACCCACCTCGCCCAGGCCATCGGAAATGATGTTAAACGCCTGCATGCCAATAAAGTAGTATTGTATGTAAGTTCTGAGAAATTCATCAACCAGTTTCAGGACCATAGCCGCAATAACGCCATCAATGATTTTATCCATTTTTACCAGCTGGTAGATGTATTGATCATCGATGACGTACAATTCTTCAACCGGGCCGAAAAGTCACAGGATGCCTTCTTTGCCATCTTCAACCACCTGCACCAAAGCGGCAAACAGCTTATTCTTACCTCCGATAAGCCTCCCAAAGACCTGGAAGGTGTACAGGAACGTTTGCTGAGCCGTTTTCGCTGGGGACTGAGTGCCGACCTGCAGGTACCTGATTATGAAACACGTATAGAGATTCTGGACAGGAAAATGAAGAACGATGGCCTCGAAATGCCACGTGAAGTAGTGAAATACCTGGCCTATAATATCAATAGCAATGTACGCGAGCTGGAGGGGGCGCTGATCTCATTATTGGCACAATCTTCGCTAAATAAGCGGGAAATTGACCTTGATCTTGCTAAACGCGTACTCCGTAATTTTGTGAAAACAAGTAGCAAAGAAATCACCATCGAAACTATACAGAAAATGGTCTGTGAATACTTCGATGTATCATACGACAAATTGCTGCAAAAGACCCGGAAACGGGAAATTGTACAGGCAAGACAGATCACTATGTATCTTGCCAAAGCATTTACTAAAAATTCCCTGAAAACGATAGGTGAGCATTTTGGCGGTCGTGACCATACCACGGTCATCCACTCCTGCCAGACTGTAAAAGATCTGATGGATACTGACAGCACCTTCCGCGAAAGCGTCATGGAATTACAGCAGAAAGTTCAGCTTGCCGCCATGTGA
- a CDS encoding alpha/beta hydrolase family protein: MTIRIAAIVFLTSIIYLPAQSQIKGTLWDVPAIYKTPAYETISSDSAIGIVYTGLNYRDTTQRVFAYYATPGTLSGNREGDHHLPAVVLVHGGGGTAFREWAILWAKKGYAAIAMDLRGNGPGRVHLENGFVEPGGKTPYFTITPSLEDQWMYQAVADVILAHNLLRSMPEVDSNRTAITGISWGGIITSLMAGVDDRYKAAVPVYGCGYLYENSAMKKELDLLATADRQTWVQQYDPSQYIGKAGMPVLFVNGTNDGHFYLDSYAKTYQLVRSRNLSIKVGLKHNHRYGWENEEVAGFINSYLNHTPPLAIIKKIAIKKNRVIASVQSSVPLSAAALHYTTDTAALLKDKQWQTVKVTVDKQMIQSPLPPAGTLLWFLTVIDERGMQTSSEIQFQPLRQ, from the coding sequence ATGACCATTCGTATTGCAGCCATTGTGTTTCTTACAAGCATTATTTACCTGCCAGCGCAAAGTCAGATCAAGGGCACGTTATGGGATGTACCGGCTATTTATAAAACACCTGCGTATGAGACGATCAGCAGCGATTCGGCCATCGGCATTGTATATACCGGGTTGAATTATCGGGATACTACGCAGCGGGTATTTGCATATTACGCCACACCCGGCACGCTCAGTGGCAACAGGGAGGGCGACCATCACCTGCCAGCTGTGGTATTGGTGCATGGTGGTGGTGGAACCGCTTTTAGGGAGTGGGCTATCCTGTGGGCAAAGAAGGGATATGCCGCTATTGCGATGGACCTGCGGGGAAATGGTCCTGGCAGGGTGCACCTGGAGAATGGCTTTGTGGAGCCGGGTGGAAAAACACCTTATTTCACCATCACGCCATCGCTGGAGGACCAGTGGATGTACCAGGCCGTGGCGGATGTAATACTTGCACACAATCTGCTGCGGAGCATGCCGGAGGTAGACAGTAACCGTACGGCCATTACCGGCATTAGCTGGGGAGGCATCATTACTTCGTTGATGGCAGGCGTAGATGATCGTTACAAAGCGGCGGTGCCGGTATATGGATGCGGATATCTGTATGAGAACAGCGCCATGAAAAAAGAACTGGACCTGCTTGCTACTGCAGACAGACAAACCTGGGTACAACAATACGATCCATCACAGTATATCGGAAAAGCAGGGATGCCGGTATTATTTGTGAATGGCACGAATGATGGACACTTCTACCTGGACAGCTATGCCAAAACCTATCAGTTGGTCAGGAGCAGGAACCTGAGTATAAAAGTGGGACTTAAACACAACCATCGGTATGGTTGGGAAAATGAAGAGGTTGCCGGCTTCATCAACAGTTACCTGAATCATACTCCCCCTTTGGCCATCATCAAAAAGATAGCTATCAAAAAAAACAGGGTTATAGCGTCGGTACAATCCAGCGTGCCTCTTTCCGCTGCGGCCTTACATTATACGACCGACACGGCAGCCTTACTGAAAGATAAACAGTGGCAAACGGTGAAAGTAACAGTAGACAAACAAATGATCCAATCTCCCCTGCCGCCTGCGGGTACGCTGTTATGGTTCCTGACTGTTATCGATGAGCGGGGTATGCAAACATCCAGTGAGATCCAATTTCAGCCGCTCCGGCAATAA
- a CDS encoding PCMD domain-containing protein has protein sequence MYRQLVAGSFILACSSCIKAPPLNPEADIETFTVNKQLLLSDVFIDQVNGRIVLNLTDKAYNSGIAPVITTTTGAAIQPASGDSIHFDDDTVRYVVRSEDGANTKTYKVELASIGAWKFDFEHWAIQDKDKYDYPLEEDGSTLWTSGNPGVALSGVAKDPAAYPTRSTTDKRFGDKAAELVTLKGTALSGLVGIKLFAGSLFTGTFNSTNALVEPLKATQFGQPFVGKPLRFTGYFKYVAGPNFQDKAGNILPGVRDSCSIYAVFFKGNTSLDATNINTSDRIVAVAKLKTTDDHPQFTRFDLPFEYNSSLPLTGKHMLAIVVSSSQYGDNYRGAIGSRLVVDSLNIIH, from the coding sequence ATGTATCGACAACTTGTAGCCGGATCTTTTATCCTCGCCTGCTCTTCCTGTATCAAAGCCCCTCCCCTGAATCCGGAGGCCGATATTGAAACCTTCACAGTAAACAAGCAATTGCTGTTGAGTGATGTGTTTATCGACCAGGTCAACGGCAGAATAGTGCTGAACCTTACTGATAAAGCCTACAACAGTGGCATAGCACCCGTTATCACCACTACTACCGGCGCTGCTATACAACCCGCTTCCGGTGATTCCATCCATTTTGATGACGATACAGTCAGGTATGTGGTGAGGTCGGAAGATGGCGCTAACACCAAGACCTATAAGGTAGAGCTGGCCTCTATTGGCGCCTGGAAATTTGATTTTGAGCACTGGGCCATACAGGATAAGGACAAATACGATTATCCACTCGAAGAAGATGGCAGCACACTCTGGACCTCCGGCAATCCCGGTGTGGCATTATCTGGCGTAGCCAAAGACCCCGCTGCTTATCCTACCCGCTCCACTACCGATAAAAGGTTTGGCGACAAAGCGGCTGAATTGGTAACCCTCAAAGGCACGGCTCTTTCGGGGTTGGTGGGCATTAAACTGTTTGCAGGCTCCCTCTTCACCGGTACATTCAACTCTACCAATGCCCTGGTAGAGCCCTTGAAAGCTACTCAATTCGGACAGCCCTTCGTGGGCAAGCCCCTCCGTTTTACCGGTTATTTCAAATACGTAGCCGGCCCCAATTTTCAGGACAAGGCAGGCAATATATTGCCCGGTGTGCGTGATTCCTGTTCCATCTATGCCGTATTTTTCAAAGGCAATACCAGCCTGGATGCCACCAATATCAATACTTCTGATCGTATTGTGGCAGTAGCAAAACTAAAGACTACCGATGATCATCCCCAGTTTACCCGCTTCGACCTGCCATTTGAATATAATTCATCCCTTCCCCTCACGGGCAAACACATGCTGGCCATCGTGGTATCATCCAGTCAATATGGCGATAATTACCGGGGTGCTATTGGCAGCAGACTGGTGGTAGATAGCCTCAACATCATCCATTAA
- a CDS encoding outer membrane beta-barrel protein: protein MKRIGLFYLLMIFAVIAHGQLQRDSIQHMRKGESNILGGLNIGAAAPTSFPNTIRKINGYWPRVSPSLGFEYIYYLPEKWGIGAAFKLDFKGMGTRSEVIYFHTIIAVKDGDQTNEFTGTFSGKNETRVSNAYISVPIYAVYRFNNQWRAKLGFYMAWLFSSDFEGNVSDGYIRNGGPTGEKVNIDFATFDFGEDVNSFDIGLYGAGEYRISHKLSLSAQLSWGLRPIFPSTFKGMDFPLYNIFATLGVTYHL from the coding sequence ATGAAAAGAATTGGATTGTTTTACCTCCTTATGATTTTTGCTGTGATAGCACATGGACAACTTCAGCGTGATAGTATTCAACACATGCGCAAAGGCGAAAGCAATATCCTGGGAGGATTGAATATTGGTGCTGCCGCGCCCACCTCTTTTCCGAATACCATCCGGAAGATCAACGGGTATTGGCCGCGCGTAAGCCCTTCCCTGGGTTTTGAATATATTTATTACCTGCCTGAAAAATGGGGCATAGGCGCCGCCTTCAAACTTGATTTTAAAGGAATGGGCACCAGGAGCGAGGTTATCTATTTCCATACCATCATTGCTGTGAAAGATGGCGACCAGACCAACGAATTTACTGGTACCTTCTCCGGTAAAAATGAAACGCGGGTAAGTAACGCTTACATATCCGTACCCATATACGCAGTGTACCGGTTCAACAACCAGTGGCGGGCAAAACTTGGTTTTTATATGGCCTGGTTATTCAGCTCCGATTTTGAAGGCAATGTATCTGATGGCTATATCCGCAATGGCGGCCCTACCGGCGAAAAAGTAAATATCGATTTTGCCACTTTCGATTTTGGCGAAGACGTCAACTCATTTGATATCGGTCTCTATGGCGCCGGTGAATACCGCATCAGCCATAAGCTTTCCCTCAGTGCTCAGCTCAGCTGGGGATTACGCCCTATCTTCCCTTCCACTTTTAAGGGTATGGATTTTCCCCTCTATAATATTTTCGCTACCCTTGGGGTAACCTATCATCTGTGA
- a CDS encoding DoxX family protein yields MNSKKIRREKIIYWTATGIIGAVMTFSIISFTFFDGYTYPEGAFTHLHLPAYFKAELTIAKVLGVLILLLPGIPGKIKEYAYVGFGITLVSAIIAHAAVGDGIMYIIDPLLFLGVLILSYIYFTRLQGYKHSIGSNIEVLLSK; encoded by the coding sequence ATGAACAGCAAAAAAATAAGAAGAGAGAAGATCATCTATTGGACAGCCACCGGCATCATTGGGGCTGTCATGACATTCAGCATTATTAGTTTTACCTTCTTTGATGGTTATACCTATCCGGAAGGCGCTTTCACGCACCTGCATTTACCCGCTTACTTCAAAGCAGAGCTGACCATTGCCAAAGTATTGGGCGTACTCATATTGCTGCTACCGGGTATTCCAGGGAAAATAAAGGAGTACGCGTATGTTGGTTTTGGCATTACGCTGGTATCAGCCATCATTGCTCATGCCGCTGTAGGTGATGGCATCATGTATATAATTGACCCTTTGTTGTTCCTGGGTGTATTGATCCTGTCGTATATCTATTTTACCAGGCTGCAAGGATATAAGCATTCCATCGGCTCGAATATTGAAGTATTGTTATCAAAGTAG
- a CDS encoding serine hydrolase domain-containing protein produces MKHLFFFCLLLSAAASHAQKAPKSYFPPRTGWEHRSPVSFGLDPLKIDSAIAFARRNESRQSRNMDSAQVQSFGKEPYSDPVGALVDRADPGGVIVYKGYIVAEWGQPERVDITNSVTKSFLSSVVGLAVDRGLIKNVNDTVAGYIPPIEVYHPGGASEIITPFASAHNRTLTWEVMLRQTSDWEGTLWGKPDWADRPEGNFNTWRTRPRNVPGTVWKYNDVRVNALALAATSVWRQPLPQVLKNLIMDPIGASNTWRWMGYHNSWIVLDGVPVQSVSGGGHWGGGMYINAYDMARFGLLTLHKGNWNGTQLLSEQWVKQALTPTTANTTYGYMNWFLNTDHKMAAKAPVSSFIHIGNGTNFIYVDPEHELVAVVRWIENRSMGDMIGKILEALPNK; encoded by the coding sequence ATGAAACACTTGTTCTTTTTTTGCCTGCTGCTGAGTGCTGCTGCAAGCCACGCACAAAAAGCACCCAAATCTTATTTTCCTCCCCGCACGGGCTGGGAGCACCGTAGCCCTGTTTCTTTTGGCCTCGATCCCCTGAAGATTGATTCCGCCATCGCCTTTGCCCGGCGCAATGAATCCAGGCAATCACGCAATATGGATTCGGCACAAGTACAATCCTTTGGCAAAGAGCCTTACAGTGACCCCGTGGGCGCCCTGGTAGACCGGGCCGATCCGGGTGGGGTGATTGTTTACAAAGGATACATCGTAGCCGAATGGGGCCAGCCGGAGCGGGTAGATATTACCAATAGCGTTACCAAAAGTTTCTTATCATCCGTAGTGGGACTTGCCGTTGACCGCGGCCTTATAAAAAACGTGAACGACACAGTAGCGGGCTATATACCTCCTATTGAAGTATACCATCCCGGTGGGGCATCGGAGATTATCACCCCTTTTGCTTCTGCTCATAACCGCACCCTTACCTGGGAGGTGATGTTGCGTCAGACCAGCGACTGGGAAGGAACTTTATGGGGCAAGCCCGATTGGGCCGACCGGCCCGAGGGGAATTTCAATACCTGGCGTACACGTCCCCGGAATGTGCCCGGTACAGTATGGAAGTACAATGATGTGCGGGTAAATGCCCTGGCCCTGGCAGCTACCAGCGTGTGGCGCCAGCCTTTGCCACAGGTACTTAAGAACCTGATCATGGACCCCATTGGTGCTTCGAATACCTGGCGATGGATGGGCTACCACAATTCCTGGATCGTATTGGATGGTGTGCCCGTACAATCGGTAAGTGGTGGTGGTCACTGGGGTGGCGGCATGTACATCAATGCCTACGATATGGCGCGCTTTGGATTGCTCACCCTGCACAAAGGCAACTGGAACGGTACACAACTACTATCGGAGCAATGGGTAAAGCAGGCCCTTACACCCACTACGGCCAACACTACTTATGGATACATGAACTGGTTCCTCAACACCGATCATAAGATGGCTGCCAAAGCGCCTGTCTCTTCCTTCATTCACATTGGCAATGGCACCAATTTTATTTACGTAGACCCGGAGCATGAGCTGGTAGCAGTCGTGCGGTGGATAGAGAACAGGTCCATGGGCGATATGATTGGTAAAATACTGGAAGCCTTGCCCAATAAATAG